One genomic window of Arachis hypogaea cultivar Tifrunner chromosome 8, arahy.Tifrunner.gnm2.J5K5, whole genome shotgun sequence includes the following:
- the LOC112706772 gene encoding E3 SUMO-protein ligase SIZ1, whose protein sequence is MDLVSSCKEKLNSFRIKELKDVLTQLGLSKQGKKQDLVDRILSILSDEQASKMWAKKNVIGKEQVAKLVDDTFRKLQVSGAIDLASKGQGSSPDVSNVKIKGEVDEVFQEDTKIRCLCGSSLETDPLIKCEDTRCHVWQHINCVIIPEKPMEPIPPLPQKFYCELCRLTRADPFWVSVATPMFPVKLTTTHIPTDGANPVQSVDRTFQLTRADKDLVSRPEFDVQAWCMLLNDKVSYRMQWPQYTDLQVNGVPVRVINRPGSQLLGANGRDDGPIITPYTKDGINKISLTGCDARIFCLGVRIVKRRSLQQILNTIPKESDGERFEDALARVCSRVGGGNADDNADSDSDLEVVSDTFTINLRCPMSGSRMRVAGRFKPCAHMGCFDLEIFVEMNQRSRKWQCPICLKNYALEDIIIDPYFNRITSMMRNCGEDVTEIEVKPDGYWRAKAKSESEHRELGNLVQWHCPDGSLALSTNGEVNGMEALKLKQEDVSDTPTGLRIGMKKNHDGVWVFSKPEDTNTSSGNGLNKDFGNHDHVVIPMSSSDTVSGREGDDPSVNQGVGGHIDYSPTNGIEMDSVPHNNVDSAYGYTVPNPSALAADAEVIVLSDSEDDNDILVSSTIEYKNNETGAADTDIYSMPQPGIIDSYTDHNLGGNPCLGLFSNPNEDDFGMPSSIWSLPSGTQAGSGFQLFSSDADVSDALVHLQNGDLNGYTLASDTSALESNSLIQDSSAGRSDADLNGGLVGGLVDNPLAFAGEDPSLKIFLPTTPLESSVQHESREQADVSNGVCTDDWISLRLGGGAGGSNGNGSVPSGLNSRLQATSRGGATDTLTDTGSLLLGMNDARSDKASRPRSDSPFSFPRQKRSKLKKAEQRYWCSGNGS, encoded by the exons ATGGACTTGGTATCTAGTTGTAAG GAAAAATTGAATTCTTTTCGCATAAAAGAGCTCAAAGATGTGCTCACTCAATTGGGACTTTCAAAGCAGGGAAAGAAGCAG GATCTCGTTGATAGGATATTGTCTATTCTCTCAGATGAACAGG CTTCCAAAATGTGGGCTAAGAAGAATGTTATTGGGAAAGAACAGGTGGCAAAATTAGTGGATGATACCTTTAG AAAATTGCAGGTATCTGGGGCCATTGATTTAGCATCAAAGGGACAGGGTTCCTCCCCAGATGTCAGTAATGTTAAAATTAAAGGTGAAGTTGATGAGGTCTTTCAGGAAGACACAAAGATTCGGTGTCTTTGTGGTAGTTCGTTGGAAACTGATCCACTGATAAAG TGTGAGGATACAAGATGCCATGTGTGGCAGCACATTAACTGTGTTATTATTCCAGAGAAACCTATGGAACCAATTCCACCCCTTCCTCAAAAATTTTACTGTGAACTCTGTCGACTCACTCGTGCAGATCC GTTTTGGGTTTCAGTGGCCACCCCTATGTTTCCTGTGAAGTTGACTACAACCCATATTCCAACTGATGG AGCCAACCCAGTGCAGAGTGTGGATAGAACATTTCAACTTACAAGGGCAGACAAGGACTTGGTATCAAGACCAGAATTTGATGTTCAG GCCTGGTGCATGCTGCTGAACGACAAAGTTTCATATAGGATGCAATGGCCACAATATACAGACCTGCAGGTCAATG GTGTTCCTGTTCGTGTGATTAACCGACCTGGTTCACAACTGCTCGGGGCTAACGGCCGTGACGATGGCCCAATT ATCACGCCATATACAAAAGACGGAATTAATAAGATTTCCTTAACAGGGTGTGATGCTCGCATTTTCTGTTTAGGGGTCCGTATTGTTAAAAGGCGTAGCTTGCAACAG ATCCTAAACACAATTCCCAAGGAGTCTGATGGGGAGCGTTTTGAAGATGCTCTTGCACGTGTATGTTCTCGTGTTGGGGGTGGAAATGCAGATGATAATGCTGACAGTGACAGTGATTTGGAAGTGGTCTCAGATACTTTTACCATCAACCTTCGTTGTCCA ATGAGTGGTTCAAGAATGAGGGTTGCAGGAAGATTCAAACCTTGTGCTCACATGGGTTGCTTTGATCTTGAAATTTTTGTGGAAATGAATCAACGCTCAAGGAAG TGGCAATGTCCCATATGTCTTAAAAACTATGCATTGGAGGATATCATTATTGACCCTTATTTTAATCGGATAACTTCTATG ATGAGAAATTGTGGGGAAGATGTTACTGAAATTGAGGTGAAGCCTGATGGTTATTGGCGTGCCAAGGCTAAGAGTGAAAGTGAACACCGGGAGTTAGGGAATCTTGTTCAATGGCACTGTCCTGATGGATCCCTGGCTCTTTCTACCAATGGAGAAGTCAATGGAATGGAGGCTTTAAAGCTCAAACAGGAAGATGTTTCAGACACTCCAACTGGTCTAAGAATTGGCATGAAGAAGAATCATGATGGAGTTTGGGTATTCAGCAAACCTGAGGACACAAATACCTCATCTGGCAATGGATTGAACAAAGATTTTGGAAATCATGATCATGTGGTTATACCAATGAGCAGCAGTGACACTGTAAGTGGTCGGGAAGGTGATGATCCTAGTGTAAATCAGGGTGTCGGTGGGCATATTGATTATTCTCCTACCAATGGGATTGAGATGGATTCAGTGCCTCACAATAATGTTGATTCAGCTTATGGATATACTGTACCTAACCCTTCTGCTCTGGCAGCTGATGCAGAAGTTATTGTTCTCTCTGATTCAGAAGACGACAATGATATATTGGTATCTTCTACAATTGAGTATAAAAATAATGAAACTGGTGCCGCTGATACTGATATTTACTCAATGCCACAGCCTGGAATTATTGATTCATATACAGATCACAATCTTGGTGGAAATCCATGCTTAGGGCTCTTCAGTAACCCCAATGAAGATGATTTTGGGATGCCTTCTTCCATCTGGTCATTGCCTTCAGGAACTCAGGCTGGCTCAGGATTCCAGTTATTTAGTTCAGATGCAGATGTCTCGGATGCATTGGTCCACTTGCAGAATGGTGATTTAAATGGTTATACGTTAGCTTCAGATACTTCTGCTTTGGAATCCAATTCTTTGATACAGGATTCCTCTGCAGGTCGATCTGATGCTGATTTAAATGGTGGTTTGGTTGGTGGTTTGGTAGACAATCCTCTGGCATTTGCTGGAGAAGATCCCTCACTTAAGATTTTTCTTCCAACAACACCACTGGAATCATCTGTGCAGCATGAATCAAGAGAACAGGCAGATGTGTCAAATGGTGTCTGCACTGATGATTGGATCTCTCTTAGGCTTGGAGGTGGTGCTGGTGGAAGTAATGGTAATGGTTCTGTCCCCAGTGGGTTGAATTCCAGATTGCAGGCGACATCCAGAGGAGGTGCAACAGACACATTGACAGATACTG GTTCTTTGCTGCTTGGTATGAATGATGCTAGATCTGACAAAGCAAGTAGGCCAAGATCTGACAGCCCATTCTCATTTCCCCGCCAAAAACGTTCA AAACTGAAGAAAGCTGAGCAGCGATATTGGTGCTCAGGAAATGGAAGTTGA
- the LOC112706773 gene encoding auxin response factor 4 isoform X1, which translates to MEIDLNHAVTEVEKNATCNGGCHKEQATASCVCCVPPSSSSSSSSTAVSSSSYLELWHACAGPLTSLPKKGNVVVYFPQGHLEQAASFSPFTPLEIPTHDLQPQIFCRVVNVQLLANKENDEVYTQVTLLPQAELAGMGKELLEELGADEEGNGRTPTKTTPHMFCKTLTASDTSTHGGFSVPRRAAEDCFPPLDYKQQRPSQELIAKDLHGVEWKFRHIYRGQPRRHLLTTGWSIFVSQKNLVSGDAVLFLRGENGELRLGIRRAVRPRNGLPESIVGNQSCYPNFLSSVANAISAKSMFHVFYSPRASHADFVVSYQKYAKSIKNPVTIGTRFKMKFEMDESPERRSTVAIAMNILDAYLSRKFISCEEHESIFLPCRCTSGIVTGMSDLDPYRWPKSKWRCLMVRWDEDMETNHQDRVSPWEIDPSASLPPLSMQCSPRLKKLRTGLQAASSSHLITGGTGFMDLEESVRSPKVLQGQENTGFMSLYFGRDTVTKQPGFEISSPNHPNLASAGARKMTAAELMRVHPPTYAGFVEPNNRFPRVLQGQEICPLRSLTGKVDMNLGAWGNKPSSASCTTFNLHQATRPKFDSLGSEVLQTAYFPYGDIHKAGHGSSMLCSKPSSFQRDIAPFNTPLTQAGIIRNEIGRSGPSIMHEQKLPENVSAVSSLGGNSMRMPVPDEENLKGKINGCKLFGVALSGETTTQNAKRSCTKVHKQGSLVGRAIDLSRLSSYTDLFTELERLFGMEGLLRDPDKGWRILYTDSENDIMVVGDDPWHEFCNVVSKIHIYTQEEVEKMTIGIISDDTQSCLEQAPVNMEASKSSSVGQPDSSPTVVRV; encoded by the exons ATGGAAATTGATCTGAACCATGCAGTGACTGAGGTTGAAAAGAATGCAACTTGCAATGGTGGCTGTCACAAAGAACAAGCAACTGCTTCTTGTGTGTGCTGTGtgccaccatcatcatcatcatcatcatcgtccaCTGCTGTGTCTTCTTCTTCGTATCTGGAGCTATGGCATGCTTGTGCTGGCCCTCTTACTTCTCTCCCAAAGAAGGGGAATGTGGTTGTCTACTTCCCACAAGGGCACTTAGAGCAAGCTGCATCTTTCTCTCCCTTCACACCATTGGAGATTCCAACACATGATCTTCAACCACAGATCTTCTGTAGAGTTGTCAATGTCCAACTACTT GCCAATAAGGAGAATGATGAGGTTTACACACAGGTCACTTTGCTTCCCCAGGCTGAG TTGGCAGGGATGGGGAAAGAGCTTCTTGAGGAATTGGGAGCTGATGAAGAAGGAAATGGAAGAACACCTACAAAAACAACACCTCACATGTTCTGCAAGACACTCACAGCCTCTGATACAAGCACTCATGGTGGTTTCTCTGTTCCTCGTAGAGCTGCTGAAGATTGTTTTCCTCCTTTG GATTATAAGCAGCAGAGACCCTCTCAAGAGCTTATTGCAAAAGACCTGCATGGTGTGGAGTGGAAATTTCGCCATATTTACAGAG GTCAGCCGAGGCGGCATCTACTCACTACCGGATGGAGTATTTTCGTTAGCCAAAAGAATCTTGTGTCCGGTGATGCTGTGCTTTTCCTAAG ggGTGAAAATGGAGAATTGAGATTGGGAATCAGAAGAGCTGTTCGACCAAGAAATGGTCTTCCTGAGTCTATTGTTGGTAACCAGAGTTGTTATCCCAATTTCCTTTCTTCTGTGGCTAATGCTATATCAGCAAAAAGCATGTTTCATGTTTTCTACAGTCCAAG GGCAAGTCATGCAGATTTTGTTGTATCCTATCAAAAGTATGCCAAAAGCATCAAGAATCCGGTGACCATTGGCACAAGATTCAAAATGAAATTTGAGATGGATGAATCACCTGAAAGAAGGTCAACAGTGGCAATAGCTATGAATATTTTAGATGCATATCTCTCACGAAAATTTATATCCTGTGAGGAACATGAATCAATCTTCTTACCTTGCAGGTGTACTAGTGGGATAGTGACTGGAATGAGTGATTTGGATCCATACAGATGGCCTAAATCAAAATGGAGGTGCTTAATG GTCAGATGGGATGAGGATATGGAGACTAATCATCAGGATCGAGTATCTCCATGGGAGATCGATCCTTCGGCTTCTCTCCCTCCATTGAGCATGCAGTGTTCCCCAAGGCTGAAGAAACTGCGGACAGGTCTGCAGGCTGCATCATCCAGTCACCTCATCACTG GAGGCACTGGGTTTATGGACTTGGAGGAGTCTGTAAGATCGCCCAAGGTCTTGCAAGGTCAAGAAAATACAGGTTTTATGTCCCTATATTTTGGACGTGACACAGTAACTAAGCAGCCAGGTTTTGAGATCAGTTCTCCCAATCATCCGAATCTTGCATCGGCCGGAGCAAGAAAGATGACTGCTGCTGAGCTTATGAGGGTTCACCCTCCTACTTATGCAGGCTTTGTGGAACCTAATAATAGGTTTCCGAGGGTCTTGCAAGGTCAAGAAATATGTCCACTAAGGTCCCTGACAGGGAAGGTTGATATGAACCTCGGTGCTTGGGGTAATAAACCAAGTAGTGCAAGTTGCACAACTTTCAACCTGCATCAAGCTACCAGACCAAAATTTGATTCTTTAGGATCAGAAGTCCTTCAAACTGCATATTTTCCTTATGGTGATATTCACAAAGCTGGTCATGGTAGCAGCATGTTGTGCTCTAAACCGTCGAGTTTCCAAAGAGATATTGCGCCGTTTAACACTCCTCTGACTCAGGCAGGGAtaattagaaatgaaattggaagGTCTGGCCCTTCAATCATGCATGAGCAGAAGCTGCCGGAGAATGTTTCCGCGGTTTCTTCTTTAGGGGGAAACAGCATGAGGATGCCAGTTCCGGATGAAGAGAATCTCAAGGGGAAGATAAATGGATGTAAACTATTTGGAGTTGCCTTGTCTGGAGAAACTACCACCCAAAATGCTAAAAGGAGCTGCACAAAG GTTCACAAGCAAGGCAGCTTAGTTGGAAGAGCAATCGATCTCTCAAGATTGAGCAGCTACACTGATCTCTTCACTGAACTTGAGAGACTCTTTGGCATGGAAGGCCTACTAAGAGATCCTGATAAGGGATGGAGGATCCTGTACACCGACAGCGAAAACGACATCATGGTTGTCGGGGATGACCCGTGGCA TGAGTTCTGCAATGTGGTATCAAAGATTCATATATATACGCAAGAGGAAGTGGAGAAGATGACAATTGGGATTATCAGTGATGATACACAGAGCTGTTTGGAACAGGCACCAGTCAATATGGAGGCTTCTAAGTCTTCCTCGGTGGGTCAGCCAGATTCTTCCCCAACAGTAGTTAGAGTCTAG
- the LOC112706773 gene encoding auxin response factor 4 isoform X2: MEIDLNHAVTEVEKNATCNGGCHKEQATASCVCCVPPSSSSSSSSTAVSSSSYLELWHACAGPLTSLPKKGNVVVYFPQGHLEQAASFSPFTPLEIPTHDLQPQIFCRVVNVQLLANKENDEVYTQVTLLPQAELAGMGKELLEELGADEEGNGRTPTKTTPHMFCKTLTASDTSTHGGFSVPRRAAEDCFPPLDYKQQRPSQELIAKDLHGVEWKFRHIYRGQPRRHLLTTGWSIFVSQKNLVSGDAVLFLRGENGELRLGIRRAVRPRNGLPESIVGNQSCYPNFLSSVANAISAKSMFHVFYSPRASHADFVVSYQKYAKSIKNPVTIGTRFKMKFEMDESPERRCTSGIVTGMSDLDPYRWPKSKWRCLMVRWDEDMETNHQDRVSPWEIDPSASLPPLSMQCSPRLKKLRTGLQAASSSHLITGGTGFMDLEESVRSPKVLQGQENTGFMSLYFGRDTVTKQPGFEISSPNHPNLASAGARKMTAAELMRVHPPTYAGFVEPNNRFPRVLQGQEICPLRSLTGKVDMNLGAWGNKPSSASCTTFNLHQATRPKFDSLGSEVLQTAYFPYGDIHKAGHGSSMLCSKPSSFQRDIAPFNTPLTQAGIIRNEIGRSGPSIMHEQKLPENVSAVSSLGGNSMRMPVPDEENLKGKINGCKLFGVALSGETTTQNAKRSCTKVHKQGSLVGRAIDLSRLSSYTDLFTELERLFGMEGLLRDPDKGWRILYTDSENDIMVVGDDPWHEFCNVVSKIHIYTQEEVEKMTIGIISDDTQSCLEQAPVNMEASKSSSVGQPDSSPTVVRV; encoded by the exons ATGGAAATTGATCTGAACCATGCAGTGACTGAGGTTGAAAAGAATGCAACTTGCAATGGTGGCTGTCACAAAGAACAAGCAACTGCTTCTTGTGTGTGCTGTGtgccaccatcatcatcatcatcatcatcgtccaCTGCTGTGTCTTCTTCTTCGTATCTGGAGCTATGGCATGCTTGTGCTGGCCCTCTTACTTCTCTCCCAAAGAAGGGGAATGTGGTTGTCTACTTCCCACAAGGGCACTTAGAGCAAGCTGCATCTTTCTCTCCCTTCACACCATTGGAGATTCCAACACATGATCTTCAACCACAGATCTTCTGTAGAGTTGTCAATGTCCAACTACTT GCCAATAAGGAGAATGATGAGGTTTACACACAGGTCACTTTGCTTCCCCAGGCTGAG TTGGCAGGGATGGGGAAAGAGCTTCTTGAGGAATTGGGAGCTGATGAAGAAGGAAATGGAAGAACACCTACAAAAACAACACCTCACATGTTCTGCAAGACACTCACAGCCTCTGATACAAGCACTCATGGTGGTTTCTCTGTTCCTCGTAGAGCTGCTGAAGATTGTTTTCCTCCTTTG GATTATAAGCAGCAGAGACCCTCTCAAGAGCTTATTGCAAAAGACCTGCATGGTGTGGAGTGGAAATTTCGCCATATTTACAGAG GTCAGCCGAGGCGGCATCTACTCACTACCGGATGGAGTATTTTCGTTAGCCAAAAGAATCTTGTGTCCGGTGATGCTGTGCTTTTCCTAAG ggGTGAAAATGGAGAATTGAGATTGGGAATCAGAAGAGCTGTTCGACCAAGAAATGGTCTTCCTGAGTCTATTGTTGGTAACCAGAGTTGTTATCCCAATTTCCTTTCTTCTGTGGCTAATGCTATATCAGCAAAAAGCATGTTTCATGTTTTCTACAGTCCAAG GGCAAGTCATGCAGATTTTGTTGTATCCTATCAAAAGTATGCCAAAAGCATCAAGAATCCGGTGACCATTGGCACAAGATTCAAAATGAAATTTGAGATGGATGAATCACCTGAAAGAAG GTGTACTAGTGGGATAGTGACTGGAATGAGTGATTTGGATCCATACAGATGGCCTAAATCAAAATGGAGGTGCTTAATG GTCAGATGGGATGAGGATATGGAGACTAATCATCAGGATCGAGTATCTCCATGGGAGATCGATCCTTCGGCTTCTCTCCCTCCATTGAGCATGCAGTGTTCCCCAAGGCTGAAGAAACTGCGGACAGGTCTGCAGGCTGCATCATCCAGTCACCTCATCACTG GAGGCACTGGGTTTATGGACTTGGAGGAGTCTGTAAGATCGCCCAAGGTCTTGCAAGGTCAAGAAAATACAGGTTTTATGTCCCTATATTTTGGACGTGACACAGTAACTAAGCAGCCAGGTTTTGAGATCAGTTCTCCCAATCATCCGAATCTTGCATCGGCCGGAGCAAGAAAGATGACTGCTGCTGAGCTTATGAGGGTTCACCCTCCTACTTATGCAGGCTTTGTGGAACCTAATAATAGGTTTCCGAGGGTCTTGCAAGGTCAAGAAATATGTCCACTAAGGTCCCTGACAGGGAAGGTTGATATGAACCTCGGTGCTTGGGGTAATAAACCAAGTAGTGCAAGTTGCACAACTTTCAACCTGCATCAAGCTACCAGACCAAAATTTGATTCTTTAGGATCAGAAGTCCTTCAAACTGCATATTTTCCTTATGGTGATATTCACAAAGCTGGTCATGGTAGCAGCATGTTGTGCTCTAAACCGTCGAGTTTCCAAAGAGATATTGCGCCGTTTAACACTCCTCTGACTCAGGCAGGGAtaattagaaatgaaattggaagGTCTGGCCCTTCAATCATGCATGAGCAGAAGCTGCCGGAGAATGTTTCCGCGGTTTCTTCTTTAGGGGGAAACAGCATGAGGATGCCAGTTCCGGATGAAGAGAATCTCAAGGGGAAGATAAATGGATGTAAACTATTTGGAGTTGCCTTGTCTGGAGAAACTACCACCCAAAATGCTAAAAGGAGCTGCACAAAG GTTCACAAGCAAGGCAGCTTAGTTGGAAGAGCAATCGATCTCTCAAGATTGAGCAGCTACACTGATCTCTTCACTGAACTTGAGAGACTCTTTGGCATGGAAGGCCTACTAAGAGATCCTGATAAGGGATGGAGGATCCTGTACACCGACAGCGAAAACGACATCATGGTTGTCGGGGATGACCCGTGGCA TGAGTTCTGCAATGTGGTATCAAAGATTCATATATATACGCAAGAGGAAGTGGAGAAGATGACAATTGGGATTATCAGTGATGATACACAGAGCTGTTTGGAACAGGCACCAGTCAATATGGAGGCTTCTAAGTCTTCCTCGGTGGGTCAGCCAGATTCTTCCCCAACAGTAGTTAGAGTCTAG